The genomic DNA GGCAGCGCGGCGCCCAGCGCGATGTCGAGCCCGGCGCCGTCGGCGCCCAGCATGGTCTCGGGCCGCACGCTGTCGGCGGTCATCGGGCTGGAGGCGTTGCCGCGCAGGCCCAGCCCGTCGAACGCGCCGCTGACCGACAGCCCTGCCGCGCCGCCGGGCACCAGCCAGAGCGTCATCGGCCCGGAGGCCGCCAGGGGGCGGCTGGACCACACGTACCCGTCGGCCTCTCCCGCCGCGGTGACGAAGCTCTTCCGGGCTTCGAGCCGGACTTCGCCCCCGTGCTCGGTGGCCGTGGAGAGCGGCGCCCAGAAGTGGCTGCGCGAGCCGGTCTCCGAGAAGGCGAGCGTGACCAGGTACTCGCCGCGGGCGATGGCGCGGCGGACCTCGTCGGGGCCGTGTGCCTCGATCACGGCGGCGGCCGCGTAGTGCATGAGGGTGACCATGGCGGTGGATCCGCAGGCCGAGGCCAGAGCCGTGACGGCCTCGGCCGCGGCGGCCAGGCCCTGCCCCGCGCCGCCCACCTCGGTGGCGCTGGTCAGGCCGAGCAGGCCGGCCTTGCCCAGCGCCTCGATGCCCGCGCGGGGGAAGACGCCGCTCCGGTCGACCTCGGTCGCGGCCGGTGTCACGACATCGGCGATCACCGTCGCGAGCTCGGGGGTCACGCCTTCACCTTGAGGATCTTGTCGTCGCCGGGCCCCGGCGTGCCGAGCTGGTCGCGGTTGCTCGTGGTCAGCCACAGGCAGCCGTCAGGGGAGCGGACGACGGTGCGCAGCCTGCCGTACTCGCCGGTCAGGAACGCGGCGGGAGTGCCGATGCCGTCACCCTGGAGGGGGATGCGCCACAGCCGCTGGCCGCGCAGGCCCGCGATGTAGATGACGTCGCGGGCGATGGCGAGCCCGCTGGGGGACGCCTCGGCGGGAGCCCACTGCCACAGCGGGTCGACGTAGCCGGGCGTGCCGGTCTGGCCTTCCACGACCGGCCAGCCGTAGTTGGCGCCCGGGGTGATGAGGTTGAGCTCGTCCCAGGTGGCCTGGCCGAACTCCGACGCCCACAGGCGCCCGCGTGAGTCCCACCCGAAGCCCTGCACGTTGCGGTGGCCAAGGGAGTAGACGGGCGAGCCGGGGAAGGGGTTGCCGGGTGCGGGGGCGCCGTCGGCCGTGATCCGCAGGATCTTGCCGCCGAGGCTGGCCGGGTCCTGGGAGTGGTTCGCGACGCCGGCGTCTCCCGTGCCGACGTAGAGGTGGCCGTCGGGGCCGAACGCGATCCGCCCGCCGAGATGGGAGGTGCCCGTGGGGATGCCGCTCAGCACCGGCTCCGGCGTGCCGAGCCGGCCGTGTGTGTAGCGCATGCGCACGATCCGCTGGTCGGCCGTACCGGTGTGGTAGGCGTAGACGTAGCGGTCGACGGCGAAGGCGGGCGAGACGGCCAGGCCCATCAGTCCGCCCTGGCCGACGACGTTCACACCGGGGACGACGCCCACCTCGCGGACCGGCCTGCCGGAAACGACCGACACGATGCGGGCCGTGTTGCGCTCGCTGACCAGCGCCTCGCCCCCGGGCAGGAACGCCACACCCCAGGGCACCTGCAGGTCCGTGGCCACGGTGCCGGTGACCGCCGGTTCGCCGTTGACATCGGAGCGGGGCTCGGTGGCGGCCAGGGCCGGCTGAGCTCCGAGGAGTGCGAGGGCGAGACCGAGGGCCAGGGCCCGGACGCGCCGGACACCGGGCACGCGTGGCGAAAATGGCAAAACGTTATCCCTTCACAAAAAGGCATCAAGAATTGGACTCGGCCTGAAAAGGTGAGGCGACGCCAAG from Nonomuraea muscovyensis includes the following:
- a CDS encoding acyl-CoA dehydrogenase family protein; this encodes MTPELATVIADVVTPAATEVDRSGVFPRAGIEALGKAGLLGLTSATEVGGAGQGLAAAAEAVTALASACGSTAMVTLMHYAAAAVIEAHGPDEVRRAIARGEYLVTLAFSETGSRSHFWAPLSTATEHGGEVRLEARKSFVTAAGEADGYVWSSRPLAASGPMTLWLVPGGAAGLSVSGAFDGLGLRGNASSPMTADSVRPETMLGADGAGLDIALGAALPTFLVLNAAFSLGVIDALVGGARAHVVRTRLEHLGQSLAEQPGARSAFARLAARRDQVRVFLGDVLAALEGGRDDAMLRVLQVKAVAAEAAVEIADEVMRLCGGSALRRDAGVERHFRDALAARVMAPTTEALHDFAGRLAFGLPLFDGSGS
- a CDS encoding PQQ-dependent sugar dehydrogenase yields the protein MPGVRRVRALALGLALALLGAQPALAATEPRSDVNGEPAVTGTVATDLQVPWGVAFLPGGEALVSERNTARIVSVVSGRPVREVGVVPGVNVVGQGGLMGLAVSPAFAVDRYVYAYHTGTADQRIVRMRYTHGRLGTPEPVLSGIPTGTSHLGGRIAFGPDGHLYVGTGDAGVANHSQDPASLGGKILRITADGAPAPGNPFPGSPVYSLGHRNVQGFGWDSRGRLWASEFGQATWDELNLITPGANYGWPVVEGQTGTPGYVDPLWQWAPAEASPSGLAIARDVIYIAGLRGQRLWRIPLQGDGIGTPAAFLTGEYGRLRTVVRSPDGCLWLTTSNRDQLGTPGPGDDKILKVKA